The following are from one region of the Methanomassiliicoccales archaeon LGM-DZ1 genome:
- the ppsA gene encoding phosphoenolpyruvate synthase, translated as MVDSNIEKRMIIDSNELRVGDVPVVGGKGANLGELTSSGFPVPHAFVLTTVAYDYFIKSSKIMPKIMEAIKEVDPDSDDTLVAASKKIQDLFAQHEIPADLKKQIKENYKLLLDGKKGFVAVRSSATAEDLPDASFAGQQDTYLNVKDEKDLFDKIRKCWASLFNARAISYREKQGYSHEDVKLAVVVQKMVNSEYSGIMFTVDPHNGAKNIIVEGIYGLGEAVVGGEVTPDTFQIDKSKMAITKKRISKQTWKYIRGPQGGAVKEDIPQDLQKVQKITDAKILEVAEIGRQVEIHYNRPMDMEWCIEDDKVYLVQARPITAIGSGSEEKSTEAEIAGGDVVLTGLGASPGMATGKVCIYSIGMSLDVIKDGDVLVTKMTMPDMVPAMSRSVAIVTDEGGMTCHAAIISRELGTPCVVGTGEATETLKNGEVVTVDGSTGTVYRGEIKKKAAPEASAPSAAAPAAFSEPVPITGTKVMVNMSMPSKAEEVAQLPCDGVGLLRSEFLFTNYIGEHPLAVIKEGRAQELIDKLADGISKVARAFYPRPVTLRTSDFKTNEYRDMRGGAEFEPNEDNPMIGWRGCSRYVSENYREAFMCELKAIKKVRDDMGMKNVNVMLPFVRTIGEVKQITAMMESVGLYRGPDFKLYFMAEVPVNIFMAEEFCKYCDWFSIGSNDLTQLTMGCDRDSDILGKMGYFDERNPGVKAAISHLIKVAHANGNHVSICGQAPSVYPEFCEFLVEQGIDCISLNPDTFVRTKRIIASAEQRMLLRAVRERTQ; from the coding sequence ATGGTCGACTCTAATATCGAGAAAAGGATGATCATTGATTCGAACGAGCTCCGCGTCGGCGACGTCCCCGTCGTCGGAGGGAAAGGAGCTAACCTCGGAGAGCTCACCTCCTCCGGGTTCCCGGTGCCCCACGCCTTCGTACTGACCACTGTTGCTTATGATTATTTCATAAAATCCAGCAAAATCATGCCGAAGATCATGGAGGCCATCAAGGAGGTCGATCCCGACTCCGACGACACCCTTGTAGCGGCATCCAAGAAGATCCAGGACCTCTTCGCCCAGCACGAGATCCCCGCCGACCTCAAGAAGCAGATCAAGGAGAACTACAAGCTGCTCCTGGACGGGAAGAAAGGGTTCGTTGCGGTCAGGTCCTCCGCGACCGCCGAGGACCTCCCCGATGCGTCCTTCGCCGGGCAGCAGGACACCTACCTGAACGTCAAGGACGAGAAGGACCTCTTCGACAAGATCAGGAAATGCTGGGCCTCCCTCTTCAACGCCCGCGCCATCTCCTACAGGGAGAAGCAGGGATACTCGCACGAGGACGTCAAGCTGGCCGTCGTCGTCCAGAAGATGGTCAACTCCGAATACTCGGGGATCATGTTCACCGTGGACCCCCACAACGGAGCGAAGAACATCATCGTCGAGGGCATCTACGGGCTCGGAGAGGCGGTTGTCGGCGGCGAGGTCACCCCCGACACCTTCCAGATCGACAAGTCCAAGATGGCCATCACGAAGAAGAGGATCTCCAAGCAGACCTGGAAGTACATCCGCGGCCCCCAGGGCGGCGCGGTCAAGGAGGACATCCCCCAGGACCTCCAGAAGGTCCAGAAGATCACCGATGCCAAGATCCTCGAGGTCGCCGAGATCGGAAGGCAGGTCGAGATCCACTACAACAGGCCCATGGACATGGAGTGGTGCATCGAGGACGACAAGGTCTACCTGGTCCAGGCAAGGCCCATCACCGCCATCGGGAGCGGGAGCGAGGAGAAATCCACCGAGGCAGAGATCGCCGGCGGCGACGTCGTCCTCACCGGTCTCGGAGCCAGCCCCGGCATGGCCACCGGGAAGGTCTGCATCTACAGCATTGGCATGTCCCTGGACGTCATCAAGGACGGCGACGTCCTTGTGACCAAGATGACCATGCCCGACATGGTCCCCGCCATGAGCAGGTCCGTCGCCATCGTCACCGACGAGGGCGGGATGACCTGCCACGCGGCCATCATCTCCCGCGAGCTCGGGACCCCCTGCGTCGTCGGAACCGGCGAGGCCACCGAGACCCTGAAGAACGGCGAGGTCGTGACCGTCGACGGCTCCACCGGGACCGTCTACCGCGGAGAGATCAAGAAGAAGGCCGCGCCGGAGGCGTCCGCTCCGTCCGCCGCCGCGCCCGCAGCGTTCTCCGAGCCCGTCCCGATCACCGGGACCAAGGTCATGGTCAACATGTCCATGCCCTCGAAGGCCGAGGAGGTCGCGCAGCTGCCCTGCGACGGCGTCGGCCTGCTCAGGTCCGAGTTCCTCTTCACTAACTACATCGGAGAGCACCCGCTCGCTGTCATCAAGGAGGGAAGGGCCCAGGAGCTCATCGACAAGCTCGCGGACGGAATCTCCAAAGTGGCCAGGGCGTTCTACCCCAGGCCGGTCACGCTGAGGACCAGCGACTTCAAGACCAACGAGTACCGCGACATGAGGGGCGGCGCCGAGTTCGAGCCCAACGAGGACAACCCCATGATCGGATGGAGGGGATGCTCCAGGTACGTCTCCGAGAACTACCGCGAGGCGTTCATGTGCGAGCTGAAGGCCATCAAGAAGGTCAGGGACGACATGGGCATGAAGAACGTCAACGTCATGCTGCCCTTCGTCAGGACCATCGGCGAGGTCAAGCAGATCACCGCCATGATGGAGTCCGTCGGCCTCTACCGCGGCCCCGATTTCAAGCTCTACTTCATGGCCGAGGTGCCTGTGAACATCTTCATGGCCGAGGAGTTCTGCAAGTACTGCGACTGGTTCTCCATCGGCTCGAACGACCTCACCCAGCTCACCATGGGCTGCGACAGGGACTCCGACATCCTCGGGAAGATGGGCTACTTCGACGAGAGGAACCCCGGCGTGAAGGCCGCCATCAGCCACCTCATCAAGGTCGCCCACGCCAACGGCAACCACGTCAGCATCTGCGGGCAGGCCCCCTCCGTCTACCCCGAGTTCTGCGAGTTCCTCGTGGAGCAGGGGATCGACTGCATCTCCCTGAACCCCGACACCTTCGTCAGGACGAAGAGGATCATCGCTTCCGCAGAGCAGAGGATGCTCCTCAGGGCCGTAAGGGAAAGGACCCAGTGA
- a CDS encoding ATP-binding protein, which translates to MPEALVGRRKEMLILENQFRSEGSSLVAVTGRRHSGKTALLTYFASRHPNTLYFPAREEPASRNLAYFRRAAGEFLNDPSAAADADWNRTFRALVGGRRSQKVVVIIDDFDRIGRKDPSFPPLVRYIWDTVLRNSRTMLVLSGSSFAEMERQVTDYDAPLFAAMTARIDVRPLAYEACRELLGGEKAGNALEYYAAAGGTPLFLKRLALHQSVSEGISEELLVPGGSLCREPMEALRAEVADPGVYVSVMTSIATGHRRLLDISEDLGIPQTGLTSYLANLVSAGIAEREVPVPGGGKKGRYCLSDSLSEIWFGCVNPNLALLETGRRSALTAMISAKLRDDMVPRAYRRACTERLWEMSSSGVWDFALTEAGGWWDREAEIGVCGYDASGRNLVAGDCSLRGRPKGLQDIEELEAASERAARQLRAGAVYWVIFSPDGFDRELEARAASDQRIRLVPLE; encoded by the coding sequence ATGCCCGAAGCTCTTGTCGGAAGGAGGAAGGAGATGCTGATCCTGGAGAACCAGTTCCGTTCCGAGGGGTCGTCGCTGGTAGCGGTCACCGGCAGGAGGCACTCCGGGAAGACCGCGCTCCTCACTTACTTCGCGTCCAGGCACCCCAACACCCTCTATTTCCCGGCCAGGGAGGAACCGGCATCCAGGAACCTCGCGTACTTCAGGCGCGCTGCCGGAGAGTTTCTCAATGATCCTTCGGCGGCCGCCGATGCCGACTGGAACCGCACGTTCAGGGCGCTGGTGGGCGGGAGGAGGTCGCAGAAGGTCGTGGTCATCATCGATGACTTCGACAGGATAGGCAGGAAGGACCCTTCGTTCCCGCCTCTGGTCCGCTACATCTGGGACACCGTCCTGAGGAATTCGCGCACCATGCTGGTGCTGAGCGGTTCTTCTTTCGCTGAAATGGAACGTCAGGTGACCGATTACGATGCGCCTCTCTTCGCTGCCATGACCGCCCGCATAGACGTGCGTCCGCTTGCATACGAGGCATGCCGCGAGCTCCTGGGCGGAGAAAAGGCGGGGAACGCACTGGAATACTACGCGGCCGCCGGCGGGACCCCGCTCTTCCTGAAGCGTCTGGCCCTGCATCAATCCGTCTCCGAAGGAATCTCGGAGGAGCTGCTGGTGCCCGGGGGCTCTCTCTGCAGGGAGCCGATGGAGGCCCTCCGCGCGGAAGTGGCCGATCCAGGCGTCTACGTATCCGTCATGACCTCGATAGCCACCGGGCACCGCCGCCTCCTGGACATCTCAGAGGACCTGGGCATCCCGCAGACGGGGCTGACCAGTTACCTTGCCAACCTGGTCTCGGCGGGGATCGCCGAGAGGGAGGTCCCGGTCCCGGGAGGAGGTAAGAAGGGGAGGTACTGCCTCTCAGACTCCCTGTCGGAGATATGGTTCGGCTGCGTCAATCCGAATCTGGCACTGCTGGAGACCGGGCGCAGGTCCGCGCTCACGGCGATGATAAGCGCCAAGCTGAGGGACGACATGGTGCCGAGGGCGTACCGCCGGGCATGCACCGAGAGGCTGTGGGAGATGTCGTCGTCCGGCGTCTGGGACTTCGCGCTCACCGAGGCGGGCGGATGGTGGGACCGCGAGGCGGAGATCGGGGTCTGCGGCTATGATGCGTCCGGGAGGAACCTAGTCGCAGGCGACTGCTCCCTGCGGGGTCGCCCAAAGGGGCTGCAGGACATTGAGGAACTGGAGGCGGCATCGGAGAGGGCGGCGCGCCAGCTCCGTGCCGGGGCGGTGTACTGGGTGATATTCTCGCCGGACGGCTTCGATCGGGAGTTGGAGGCCAGGGCCGCCTCGGACCAGCGTATCCGCCTGGTGCCTCTGGAATGA